In Clostridium sp. SY8519, one genomic interval encodes:
- a CDS encoding IS3 family transposase, with amino-acid sequence MMYSEEQRTKALHVFHQTGSVTDVVRQLGYPSRKQLYTWIRNEGKTKEKRKKLNLKNTTEHPRNPPAEFKLQVLRRCFENGESVKSVSEEIEYSRASIYMWRKRYLQGGAASLMNTKNIRPGKLPDMDEKISSEEVESLRKQMYELQLEVDILKETINVLKKDPGVDWKDLKNREKVAVIDAMKEKYPLPILLRRMKLSRSSYYYQIKAFAAEDKYEYLRHEVVRIFLENKARYGYRRIHAELKKTGIKVSEKVVRRVMKEEGLEVKIRKTRKYSSYKGEISPAVPNEVQRDFHSEKPDELLLSDISEFAIPAGKVYLSPAVDCFDGMLVTWRISEHPNADLVNGMLDDVIANIGANSKPIIHTDRGCHYRWPGWIERMKINGYTRSMSQKGCSPDNAACEGLFGRIKNEFFYNQDWTGVTVEEFSRELDLYLHWYNEKRIKKSLGYLSPVEYRRSLGLVA; translated from the coding sequence ATGATGTATTCAGAAGAACAGAGAACAAAGGCACTGCATGTTTTCCATCAGACAGGATCTGTTACAGATGTGGTACGTCAACTTGGTTATCCCAGCAGAAAGCAACTGTATACCTGGATTCGTAACGAGGGAAAAACAAAAGAAAAGCGAAAAAAACTTAATCTTAAAAACACCACCGAGCACCCCAGAAATCCTCCGGCGGAGTTTAAGCTGCAAGTGCTTCGTCGTTGCTTTGAGAATGGAGAGAGTGTAAAATCAGTATCAGAGGAGATCGAATACAGCCGAGCCAGCATATATATGTGGCGAAAGCGATATCTTCAAGGAGGTGCAGCTTCTCTGATGAACACGAAAAATATCAGGCCGGGAAAATTACCGGATATGGATGAAAAGATATCTTCAGAAGAAGTCGAATCGCTCAGAAAGCAGATGTACGAGCTCCAATTGGAAGTAGATATCTTAAAGGAGACAATTAACGTATTAAAAAAAGACCCCGGCGTCGACTGGAAGGACCTGAAGAACAGGGAGAAAGTAGCGGTAATCGACGCCATGAAGGAGAAGTACCCGCTACCGATCCTGCTTCGAAGAATGAAACTGTCAAGGAGTAGTTACTACTATCAGATAAAGGCTTTTGCAGCAGAAGATAAATATGAGTATCTGCGCCATGAAGTTGTTCGTATATTCCTTGAAAACAAAGCTCGGTATGGATATCGCAGGATCCATGCAGAACTAAAAAAGACAGGGATAAAGGTCTCGGAGAAGGTCGTTCGCAGAGTGATGAAGGAAGAGGGTCTTGAAGTAAAAATCCGAAAAACGAGGAAATACAGTTCGTATAAGGGGGAAATCAGTCCTGCTGTTCCAAACGAAGTACAGAGAGATTTTCATAGCGAGAAACCAGACGAACTTCTTTTGTCGGATATCAGCGAGTTTGCTATTCCGGCCGGCAAGGTATATCTGTCTCCGGCAGTAGACTGCTTCGATGGAATGCTGGTCACGTGGAGAATAAGCGAACATCCAAATGCCGATCTCGTCAACGGCATGCTCGACGATGTGATTGCGAACATAGGCGCAAACTCCAAACCAATCATTCATACGGATCGAGGATGCCACTATCGCTGGCCAGGTTGGATCGAGAGAATGAAGATAAACGGGTATACCAGATCCATGTCACAGAAAGGGTGCTCTCCAGATAATGCTGCTTGTGAAGGTTTATTTGGACGAATAAAAAATGAGTTCTTCTACAATCAGGACTGGACGGGTGTGACCGTGGAGGAATTCTCACGTGAGTTAGATCTGTACCTTCATTGGTACAATGAAAAAAGAATCAAGAAATCGTTAGGGTATTTGAGCCCTGTGGAGTACAGGCGATCTCTTGGATTGGTTGCCTAG
- a CDS encoding IS256 family transposase, producing the protein MANKKRNVYKPKPMTENKRNIIQGLFEEYDIETADDIQDALKDLLSGTIQEMLEAEMDNHLGYEKYERSSEPNDRNGTKSKGVRSKYGEFEVDVPQDRQSTFSPKVLPKRKKDISSIDEKIISMYAKGMSTRQISDTIEDIYGFEVSEGMVSDITDKLLPKIEEWQNRPLSAVYPIVFIDAVHFSVRDDGVIRKLAAYVVLGINDEGKKEILTIVIGENESSKYWLSVLNSLKNRGIQDILILCSDGLTGIRDAISTAFPKTEQQRCIVHMVRNTLKYVANKDMKAFAKDLKTIDTAADEKAALEQVDRVTEKWSGQYPHAMNRWHENWDAISPIFKFSKDVRTAFYTTNAIESLNSSFRRLNRQRSVFPSSQALLKALYLSSFEICKKWTMPIRNWGRVRGELSIMYPERMPE; encoded by the coding sequence ATGGCAAACAAAAAGCGAAATGTCTACAAACCGAAACCCATGACAGAAAACAAAAGAAATATCATCCAGGGACTGTTTGAAGAGTACGATATCGAAACAGCGGATGATATTCAGGACGCCCTGAAAGATCTGCTGTCCGGAACGATCCAGGAAATGCTGGAAGCTGAAATGGACAACCACCTTGGCTACGAAAAGTATGAGCGTTCTTCCGAACCAAATGATCGAAACGGAACAAAGTCCAAAGGCGTCCGCAGTAAATATGGTGAGTTTGAGGTAGATGTCCCACAGGACCGGCAAAGCACCTTTTCCCCTAAAGTCCTTCCGAAACGTAAAAAAGATATTTCGTCAATCGATGAAAAAATCATATCCATGTACGCAAAGGGAATGTCCACACGTCAGATTTCGGATACGATCGAAGACATTTATGGCTTCGAGGTGAGTGAAGGCATGGTCTCTGATATTACCGACAAGTTGCTGCCAAAAATTGAAGAATGGCAGAACCGGCCGCTCTCCGCAGTATATCCGATCGTTTTTATTGATGCGGTTCATTTTTCTGTTCGTGATGACGGCGTGATACGAAAACTTGCTGCTTATGTTGTCTTGGGAATCAATGATGAAGGCAAAAAAGAAATCCTAACGATTGTGATTGGCGAAAATGAAAGCAGCAAATACTGGCTGAGTGTATTAAATAGCTTAAAAAACCGTGGGATACAGGATATCTTGATCCTTTGTTCCGATGGTCTGACGGGAATTAGGGATGCCATCAGCACTGCCTTCCCTAAAACAGAACAGCAGCGCTGTATTGTCCATATGGTGCGTAATACGTTGAAATATGTCGCGAACAAGGACATGAAAGCATTTGCCAAGGACCTAAAGACGATTGATACAGCTGCGGATGAAAAGGCCGCGCTGGAGCAGGTTGACCGCGTAACAGAAAAATGGTCCGGTCAGTATCCCCATGCCATGAACCGCTGGCATGAAAACTGGGATGCGATTTCGCCCATTTTCAAATTTTCGAAAGACGTGCGGACGGCTTTCTATACGACAAATGCGATCGAATCCTTAAATTCGTCGTTCCGCCGACTGAACCGGCAGCGCAGCGTTTTCCCGAGTTCCCAAGCCTTGCTAAAAGCTTTATATTTATCATCCTTCGAAATATGCAAAAAATGGACTATGCCGATCCGGAACTGGGGCAGAGTCCGCGGAGAATTATCGATCATGTATCCGGAACGGATGCCTGAATAA